One genomic region from Paraburkholderia azotifigens encodes:
- the cmk gene encoding (d)CMP kinase — protein sequence MKPTRPFHQTPVITIDGPTASGKGTVAALVAAELGFHLLDSGALYRLAALASVRYDIAADDADTLAKLVGELHITFREGIAQLDGADVSTDIRAEEIGNRASAIAVHAPVRAALVARQRAFRKQPGLVADGRDMGTVIFPDAALKVFLTASVEARAARRHKQLIQKGFSANMDDLLRDLRERDERDSQRAAAPLKPAADAQLLDTSALSIDQAVEQVVQWYRALVPQS from the coding sequence ATGAAACCGACCCGCCCCTTTCACCAGACGCCCGTCATCACGATCGACGGCCCCACTGCATCCGGCAAAGGCACGGTGGCCGCGCTGGTCGCCGCCGAACTCGGCTTCCATCTGCTCGACAGCGGCGCGCTGTACCGGCTCGCGGCGCTCGCCAGCGTGCGTTACGACATCGCCGCCGATGACGCCGACACGCTTGCAAAGCTGGTCGGCGAGCTGCATATCACTTTTCGCGAAGGCATCGCGCAGCTGGATGGCGCCGACGTGTCGACCGATATCCGCGCCGAGGAAATCGGCAACCGGGCTTCGGCGATCGCCGTTCACGCGCCCGTCAGGGCCGCGCTGGTGGCCCGTCAGCGGGCTTTTCGCAAGCAGCCGGGCCTGGTCGCCGACGGCCGCGACATGGGCACGGTGATCTTTCCTGACGCCGCGCTGAAGGTGTTTTTGACGGCCAGCGTCGAGGCGCGCGCGGCCCGCCGGCATAAGCAATTGATCCAAAAAGGATTTTCTGCTAATATGGATGACTTGCTCCGGGATTTGCGTGAGCGCGACGAGCGCGACAGTCAGCGCGCAGCCGCGCCGCTCAAGCCTGCAGCAGATGCGCAGCTCCTCGACACCTCTGCACTGTCGATCGACCAGGCGGTCGAACAGGTGGTGCAATGGTACCGGGCGCTGGTTCCGCAAAGCTGA
- a CDS encoding integration host factor subunit beta → MTKSELVAQLATRFPQLVLKDADFAVKTMLDAMSDALANGHRIEIRGFGSFGLNRRPSRVGRNPKSGEKVLVPEKHVPHFKPGKELRERVDRRAGEPLKDEAADDDL, encoded by the coding sequence ATGACCAAATCGGAATTGGTCGCCCAGCTGGCTACGCGATTTCCGCAACTTGTCCTCAAGGATGCGGATTTCGCGGTGAAGACGATGCTCGATGCGATGTCGGACGCCTTGGCGAACGGCCATCGCATCGAAATTCGCGGCTTCGGCAGCTTTGGCTTGAACCGCCGTCCATCCCGCGTCGGGCGCAACCCGAAGTCGGGCGAAAAAGTGCTGGTGCCTGAGAAGCACGTGCCGCACTTCAAGCCTGGCAAGGAGTTGCGCGAGCGCGTCGATCGTCGTGCGGGCGAGCCTCTGAAAGACGAAGCCGCGGACGACGACCTTTGA
- the lapB gene encoding lipopolysaccharide assembly protein LapB, which translates to MDLDLWWLLVIPVAFAFGWVAARYDLKALLSESANLPRSYFRGLNFLLNEQPDQAIDAFIEVVKLDPETIELHFALGNLFRRRGETDRAIRVHQNLLSRADLPVTERDHALYELGQDFLKAGLLDRAEETFKALESGDYALGAQRALLTIYQIEKDWNKSIDTARRLETMGAASLDKEIGHFHCELAQEALQQKKPDEARRQLDLALKAHPQNVRATILFGDVDAAAGQFDKAIAQWLRVEEQNSAYLPLVAEKLMKAYEALGRQEDGADLLTTWVDRYPSNDLLDVAYQHVSALRGPEAAHALARTQMQKSPNLAGMTRLLEAQQAVAEEPRRSELELMRALIRQRTKNLPRYTCQNCGFRARLFYWQCPGCSGWETYAPRRVEPITASS; encoded by the coding sequence ATGGATCTAGACCTCTGGTGGCTGCTCGTCATACCCGTCGCATTCGCGTTCGGCTGGGTGGCCGCGCGCTACGACCTCAAGGCGCTGCTGTCCGAAAGCGCCAATCTGCCGCGCTCTTATTTTCGAGGGCTAAACTTTCTGTTGAACGAGCAACCGGACCAGGCGATCGACGCCTTCATCGAAGTCGTCAAGCTCGACCCGGAAACGATCGAACTGCACTTTGCGCTGGGTAATCTGTTCCGGCGCCGCGGCGAAACGGACCGCGCGATCCGCGTGCACCAGAACCTGCTGAGCCGCGCGGACCTGCCCGTCACCGAGCGTGACCACGCATTGTATGAACTTGGCCAGGACTTCCTGAAGGCGGGCCTGCTCGACCGCGCGGAAGAGACGTTCAAGGCGCTTGAATCGGGCGATTACGCGCTTGGCGCGCAACGCGCGTTGCTGACGATTTACCAGATCGAGAAGGACTGGAACAAGTCGATCGATACCGCGCGCCGGCTCGAAACGATGGGCGCTGCGTCGCTCGACAAGGAAATCGGGCACTTCCATTGCGAGCTGGCACAGGAAGCGCTGCAGCAGAAAAAGCCCGACGAGGCACGCCGTCAGCTGGATCTGGCGCTGAAGGCACATCCGCAGAACGTGCGCGCGACGATCCTGTTCGGCGATGTCGACGCCGCGGCGGGACAGTTCGACAAGGCGATTGCGCAATGGCTGCGTGTCGAGGAACAGAATTCGGCCTATCTGCCCCTCGTCGCCGAAAAGCTGATGAAGGCCTACGAAGCGCTTGGCCGTCAGGAAGACGGCGCCGATCTGCTGACGACGTGGGTGGACCGCTATCCGTCGAACGATCTGCTCGACGTCGCGTATCAGCACGTATCGGCGTTACGCGGTCCGGAAGCGGCTCACGCATTGGCGCGCACGCAGATGCAGAAGTCGCCGAATCTCGCGGGTATGACGCGTCTGCTCGAAGCGCAGCAGGCCGTGGCCGAAGAGCCGCGCCGCAGCGAACTGGAACTGATGCGCGCCCTGATCCGTCAGCGCACGAAGAATCTGCCGCGGTACACGTGCCAGAATTGCGGCTTCCGGGCGCGCCTGTTCTATTGGCAGTGTCCGGGTTGTAGCGGCTGGGAAACCTACGCGCCGCGCCGCGTCGAGCCGATCACGGCATCGAGCTGA
- a CDS encoding LapA family protein, which produces MKFIVWLIRVLVFVLLLVLALSNTQSATLNFLAGYAWQAPLILIGLAFFVVGLLAGLVSSLPAMFRLRMENGRLKRELRVARETPAAVEEPPMPPLI; this is translated from the coding sequence ATGAAATTTATCGTCTGGCTGATTCGCGTACTGGTGTTCGTGCTGCTGCTGGTGCTTGCACTGTCCAATACGCAGAGCGCTACGCTGAATTTCCTCGCCGGGTATGCGTGGCAGGCGCCGTTGATTCTGATCGGACTGGCGTTCTTCGTCGTGGGCCTGCTGGCGGGACTCGTGTCATCGCTGCCGGCGATGTTCCGTCTGCGGATGGAAAACGGCCGCCTGAAGCGCGAGCTGCGCGTGGCGCGCGAAACGCCCGCCGCCGTCGAAGAACCGCCGATGCCCCCGCTCATCTAG
- the rpsA gene encoding 30S ribosomal protein S1 has product MQIQIFMSDLQTSTPNTESFAALFEESLTKQDMRAGEVISAEVVRVDHNFVVVNAGLKSEAYIPLEEFLNDAGEVEVQAGDFVSVAIDALENGYGDTILSRDKAKRLASWLSLEKALDNNELVTGTITGKVKGGMTVMVNGIRAFLPGSLVDTRPVKDTTPYEGKTLEFRVIKLDRKRNNVVLSRRAVIEATQGEERAKLLETLKEGAIVEGVVKNITDYGAFVDLGGIDGLLHITDIAWRRVRHPSEVLSVGQEVTAKILKFDQEKNRVSLGIKQLGDDPWEGISRRYPSGTRLFGKVTNITDYGAFVEVESGIEGLVHVSEMDWTNKNVAPSKVVQLGDEVEVMVLEIDEDRRRISLGMKQCKPNPWDDFSRNFKKGDKLQGAIKSITDFGVFIGLPGGIDGLVHLSDLSWSETGEEAVRKYKKGDEVEAIVLGIDVEKERISLGIKQLEGDPFSNFVAMNDKGSIVDGVVKTVDAKGAVVQLTADVEGYLRASEIAQDRVEDARNVLKEGDKVNAMIINIDRKSRGINLSIKAKDSAEQQEAIRGLQADTSSAASGTTNLGALLKAKLDGQNQ; this is encoded by the coding sequence ATGCAAATTCAGATTTTTATGTCCGACCTGCAAACCTCTACCCCGAATACCGAATCCTTTGCGGCTCTGTTTGAAGAGTCGCTGACCAAGCAGGACATGCGCGCTGGCGAAGTGATCTCCGCCGAAGTCGTGCGTGTCGATCACAACTTCGTGGTCGTCAACGCTGGTCTCAAGTCCGAAGCCTACATCCCGCTCGAAGAGTTCCTGAATGACGCGGGCGAGGTAGAAGTGCAGGCGGGCGACTTCGTTTCCGTCGCGATCGACGCGCTGGAAAACGGCTACGGCGACACGATCCTGTCGCGCGACAAGGCGAAGCGACTGGCTTCGTGGCTGTCGCTGGAAAAGGCCCTCGACAACAACGAACTCGTGACGGGCACGATCACGGGCAAGGTCAAGGGCGGTATGACCGTCATGGTCAACGGCATCCGTGCATTCCTGCCGGGCTCGCTGGTCGACACGCGCCCCGTCAAGGACACGACGCCGTATGAAGGCAAGACGCTCGAATTCCGCGTCATCAAGCTGGACCGCAAGCGTAACAACGTGGTGCTGTCGCGCCGCGCAGTGATCGAAGCAACCCAGGGCGAAGAGCGCGCAAAGCTGCTCGAAACGCTGAAGGAAGGCGCGATCGTCGAAGGCGTGGTCAAGAACATCACCGACTACGGCGCGTTCGTGGATCTGGGCGGTATCGACGGTCTGCTGCACATCACCGACATCGCATGGCGTCGCGTGCGTCACCCGAGCGAAGTTCTGTCGGTTGGCCAGGAAGTCACGGCAAAGATCCTCAAGTTCGACCAGGAAAAGAACCGCGTTTCGCTCGGTATCAAGCAACTGGGCGACGATCCGTGGGAAGGCATCTCGCGCCGCTACCCGTCGGGCACGCGTCTGTTCGGCAAGGTCACGAACATCACCGACTACGGCGCGTTCGTTGAAGTCGAGTCGGGCATCGAAGGCCTCGTCCACGTGTCGGAAATGGACTGGACGAACAAGAACGTTGCACCGTCGAAGGTTGTCCAGCTGGGCGACGAAGTCGAAGTCATGGTCCTCGAGATCGACGAAGACCGCCGCCGTATCAGCCTCGGTATGAAGCAGTGCAAGCCGAATCCGTGGGACGACTTCAGCCGCAACTTCAAGAAGGGCGACAAGCTGCAAGGCGCAATCAAGTCGATCACCGACTTCGGCGTCTTCATCGGTCTGCCTGGCGGCATCGACGGTCTGGTTCACCTGTCGGATCTGTCGTGGTCGGAAACGGGCGAAGAAGCTGTCCGCAAGTACAAGAAGGGCGACGAAGTGGAAGCGATCGTTCTTGGCATCGACGTCGAGAAGGAACGCATTTCGCTGGGTATCAAGCAGCTCGAAGGCGACCCGTTCAGCAACTTCGTTGCAATGAACGACAAGGGTTCGATCGTCGACGGCGTGGTCAAGACGGTGGACGCGAAGGGTGCAGTGGTTCAGCTGACGGCTGACGTCGAAGGCTACCTGCGCGCTTCGGAAATCGCGCAAGACCGCGTGGAAGATGCTCGCAACGTGCTGAAGGAAGGCGACAAGGTCAATGCGATGATCATCAACATCGACCGCAAGTCGCGTGGCATCAACCTGTCGATCAAGGCGAAGGACTCGGCTGAGCAACAGGAAGCGATTCGCGGCCTGCAAGCTGACACCAGCTCGGCAGCAAGCGGCACGACGAACCTCGGCGCGCTGCTGAAGGCCAAGCTCGACGGCCAGAACCAGTAA
- a CDS encoding UDP-glucose dehydrogenase family protein, which produces MKITIIGTGYVGLVTGACLAEVGNDVFCLDVDPRKIDILNNGGMPIHEPGLQEIIARSRAAGRITFSTDVAASVAHGEVQFIAVGTPPDEDGSADLQYVLEAARNIGRTMNEFKVVVDKSTVPVGTAQRVRGVIAEELAKRGLKDSAQHRFSIVSNPEFLKEGAAVEDFMRPDRIVVGVDSDEDGDKAREKIRRLYAPFNRNHERTLYMDVRSAEFTKYAANAMLATRISFMNEMANLADTVGADIESVRRGIGSDPRIGYHFLYAGVGYGGSCFPKDVQALIRTGAEMGHNLRILEAVEDVNYEQKEVLVRKITGSLGEDLSGRKFAVWGLSFKPNTDDMREAPSRRVIAQLLARGATVHAYDPVATAEAKRVFALDLVDAPEQQARLHFASTQDETLAGADALVIVTEWKEFKSPDFAHLKTQLKTPLIFDGRNLYEPEAMSELGIDYHSIGRPYARPAESSSDSDRA; this is translated from the coding sequence ATGAAAATCACCATTATCGGCACGGGTTATGTAGGCCTTGTCACGGGCGCATGTCTTGCCGAGGTCGGCAACGACGTCTTCTGTCTGGATGTCGATCCGCGGAAGATCGACATTCTCAACAACGGCGGCATGCCGATTCACGAGCCGGGCCTGCAGGAAATCATCGCGCGTTCGCGCGCGGCAGGGCGCATCACGTTTTCGACCGACGTCGCGGCAAGCGTCGCGCACGGTGAAGTCCAGTTCATCGCGGTGGGCACGCCGCCCGATGAAGACGGTTCGGCCGACCTCCAATACGTGCTCGAAGCGGCCCGCAACATCGGCCGTACGATGAACGAGTTCAAGGTGGTCGTCGACAAGTCGACCGTGCCCGTCGGCACCGCACAGCGCGTGCGCGGCGTGATCGCGGAAGAACTGGCGAAGCGCGGCCTCAAAGACAGCGCGCAGCACCGCTTTTCGATCGTGTCGAACCCGGAGTTCCTGAAGGAAGGCGCGGCCGTCGAGGACTTCATGCGCCCGGACCGCATCGTAGTCGGCGTGGACAGTGACGAGGACGGCGACAAGGCGCGCGAAAAGATTCGCCGTCTGTACGCGCCGTTCAACCGCAACCACGAACGCACGCTGTACATGGATGTGCGCTCGGCCGAGTTCACGAAATACGCGGCCAACGCGATGCTGGCCACACGCATCTCGTTCATGAACGAGATGGCGAATCTGGCCGATACCGTCGGCGCGGATATCGAGTCCGTGCGCCGCGGCATTGGTTCGGACCCGCGCATTGGCTACCACTTCCTGTACGCGGGCGTCGGCTACGGCGGCTCGTGCTTCCCGAAGGACGTGCAGGCGCTGATCCGCACGGGTGCGGAAATGGGCCACAACCTGCGCATTCTCGAAGCCGTCGAAGACGTCAATTACGAGCAGAAGGAAGTGCTCGTGCGCAAGATCACGGGCTCGCTGGGCGAGGATCTGAGCGGCCGCAAGTTTGCGGTGTGGGGCCTGTCGTTCAAGCCGAATACCGACGACATGCGCGAGGCCCCGAGCCGTCGCGTGATCGCGCAGCTGCTCGCGCGCGGCGCAACGGTGCATGCATACGATCCCGTCGCAACAGCGGAAGCCAAACGCGTGTTTGCGCTCGATCTGGTCGACGCGCCCGAGCAGCAGGCACGTCTGCATTTCGCGAGCACGCAGGACGAGACGCTCGCAGGCGCCGATGCGCTTGTCATCGTCACGGAGTGGAAGGAATTCAAGAGCCCGGACTTTGCCCATCTGAAGACGCAGCTCAAAACGCCGTTGATTTTCGACGGCCGCAATCTGTATGAACCGGAGGCGATGTCCGAACTCGGCATCGACTATCACTCGATTGGACGTCCCTATGCACGACCCGCTGAATCTTCATCCGACTCCGACCGTGCCTGA